In a single window of the Flavivirga spongiicola genome:
- a CDS encoding OmpA family protein, which produces MIKKITFIVIALLVAQMSFAQKKTMADRFFQKGDYIKAAEYYEKELKKERHKKAIENIAVCYYNIFEYRLASRYLKQLIKGKYVEKDKTYNNAYNFKLYQVLSALGDYETALDYFKRYKENESISLNKAESIDIIEAFKLKTPDYKIKKSQFNSDASDFGAVKFNDSVYFTSDRDNKQLLRKKYKWTHQSFLDIYAVKVNENNDTIGAVKSLTKTINSKLHEGNFCFTSDGNTLYISRSNYTDGKKEFNEQSANNIHLYKTTRTHGKWSKLEKLAFNKNGFSYQHPALSPDGKKLYFSSDIEGGYGSFDLYYVTIEVDGAFSEPVNLGQTINTENREHFPFISQQGHLFFASNGHLGLGMLDNFVSEYVNETFTKPINLGAPINSRYDDFNLNYHDAKEGFFSTNRNKKNDEIFKFKQTGEIFIREYINRFEVRDIDTKAYIPNAEVVLKDKKGSEKYTNTLDSLAFFNINLLADSYEFTAKNEAYLPNTLSVTVIEEQDQKHVLYLKKIPPPPPVDPVEVIIAEKKIDKKLKEEDPKRFELLTDVEGPPVVEKNGKLFFQLAPIYFDFGMWNIRADSKKILDELAAKLERYPNIYLKISSHTDSRGTVRYNQILSERRAESTRNYLALEGFINARRMKFQGFGELEPIVPCPMLNCTDEEHQLNRRSEFEIVKY; this is translated from the coding sequence ATGATAAAAAAAATAACTTTCATTGTTATAGCTTTATTGGTAGCACAGATGTCGTTTGCACAAAAAAAAACGATGGCGGATCGGTTTTTCCAAAAAGGAGATTATATAAAAGCGGCTGAATATTATGAGAAGGAACTTAAAAAAGAACGCCATAAAAAAGCTATAGAAAATATAGCTGTTTGCTATTATAATATATTTGAATATCGCTTGGCCTCAAGATACCTTAAGCAATTAATAAAAGGGAAATATGTTGAGAAAGATAAAACGTATAACAACGCGTATAATTTTAAATTATACCAAGTATTATCAGCTTTAGGAGATTATGAAACAGCTTTAGATTATTTTAAACGATATAAAGAAAATGAGTCGATTTCTTTAAATAAAGCAGAGTCTATTGACATTATAGAAGCATTTAAATTAAAAACTCCAGATTATAAGATTAAAAAGAGTCAATTTAACTCTGATGCATCCGATTTTGGAGCTGTAAAATTTAACGATAGTGTTTATTTTACTTCCGATAGGGATAATAAACAACTTTTAAGAAAAAAGTATAAATGGACGCATCAATCTTTTCTTGATATCTATGCCGTAAAAGTCAATGAGAATAATGATACCATAGGAGCCGTTAAATCACTTACAAAAACAATAAACTCTAAATTACATGAAGGTAATTTCTGTTTTACGAGTGATGGAAATACCCTTTATATTTCAAGAAGTAACTATACAGACGGAAAGAAAGAGTTTAATGAGCAATCTGCTAATAATATTCATTTATATAAAACGACTCGAACCCATGGTAAATGGAGTAAATTAGAAAAGTTAGCATTTAATAAAAACGGATTTTCTTATCAGCATCCAGCTTTGAGTCCAGATGGAAAGAAACTCTATTTTTCATCAGATATTGAAGGCGGCTATGGTAGTTTTGATTTGTATTATGTGACTATTGAAGTAGACGGAGCTTTTAGTGAACCAGTCAATTTAGGACAAACCATTAATACCGAAAATAGAGAACATTTTCCATTCATATCACAACAAGGACATTTGTTTTTTGCATCTAATGGGCATTTAGGCTTAGGGATGTTAGATAATTTTGTTTCAGAATATGTTAATGAGACCTTTACAAAACCTATTAATTTAGGAGCGCCTATTAATTCTCGATACGACGATTTTAATTTGAACTATCACGATGCTAAAGAAGGATTCTTTTCTACAAATAGAAATAAAAAGAACGATGAAATTTTCAAGTTTAAACAAACGGGAGAAATTTTTATAAGAGAATATATTAATAGGTTTGAAGTAAGGGATATTGACACTAAAGCATACATTCCAAATGCTGAGGTGGTATTAAAAGATAAAAAAGGAAGTGAAAAGTATACCAATACCCTAGATTCTTTAGCCTTTTTCAATATTAATTTACTAGCAGATAGCTATGAGTTTACAGCTAAAAATGAAGCGTATCTGCCCAATACATTAAGTGTAACGGTTATTGAAGAGCAAGATCAAAAACACGTGTTGTATTTAAAGAAAATCCCACCACCACCTCCAGTAGACCCTGTAGAAGTGATCATTGCAGAAAAGAAAATCGATAAAAAATTAAAAGAAGAAGACCCTAAACGGTTTGAATTGTTAACAGATGTTGAAGGGCCACCAGTCGTTGAAAAAAATGGCAAATTGTTTTTTCAGTTAGCTCCTATTTATTTCGATTTTGGCATGTGGAATATCAGAGCCGATTCTAAGAAAATATTAGATGAATTAGCAGCTAAATTAGAACGGTATCCAAATATTTATTTAAAAATAAGTTCACATACAGATAGTAGGGGAACGGTACGTTATAATCAGATTTTATCAGAAAGACGCGCAGAATCCACAAGAAATTATTTAGCATTGGAAGGGTTTATTAATGCACGTCGAATGAAATTTCAAGGCTTTGGAGAATTAGAACCCATAGTACCATGTCCTATGCTAAATTGCACCGATGAAGAGCATCAGTTAAACAGGCGTAGTGAATTTGAGATTGTTAAGTATTAG
- a CDS encoding gliding motility-associated C-terminal domain-containing protein gives MKRILFFVLITSSLTKIQAQCNPPQTITICDMTIIDGDSNGTPDGIINLYDEYNAVSGGPPISLAITGTWFDPNFSFALDETTGDLYLWDLSNASRTTTDYQFIINNASCGSGPAVTLNLILGPFSGDALPIINADDVNIEICDAGSTPINGCILMPDIDLFQALESVPSPHLNGTWVYNGSSPNFVSLVGSNLTVTIPYQQGPPLVDEETFEFTYTVIGMPPCNMPLAQTTVNVSIVRQVFSGFAQNKRICETDILNGNYDADIDLTDDQFLLLEDIEGVWSTDLFGEITSPVDSEINIRNIYQQIVAGNPKFGCREVDFTYSVDQRSGVCGDASSTISFKIYEYIRPFNQQTTTPFEFCEDAVSMPASVNLYDQLEFTTENGVLFDYNRSSCTDWNFISGPSDLGLVSNTSGDPCTPSLGYSSLGTVNLLNADPGIYVFEYVVHPEYNCYPDLFEVLNYNPNICAPSIDLSGFCNEERAQVTLTIHPKNYAGEDTSGLQFCETDPTIANPLDLFTLLTTNGIDDPIYQGSFGTWVDLSTGSIVANPVTLPNVNGQQTFNYLYSTTTLNNCVDRASLSFTVYEEYQSGISNTIDVCNTNAAFNLFDRLGGSPNTTGTWSGPNGFTTTDHNAMFDPMSSDAGDYTYTVPDNVDGTGVLMCSGNSATMTVVLHQSPSAGSDGLYSVCRSDSQIDLVNYLSATADSGGTFVDLDTTNALSGSLLDVSRLTAETYRFQYEIQGHASCSLSTAIISIMVVEVAVPTAINQTFCANQGATVSDLQASNGIDFNWYDTATSTNPLPLGTVLIDGEDYYVSALDSDNCESERVQITVAILPLNHADCEPCFKDGISVNGDGENDDFDLCGLPTVFPNFELNIYNRFGSIVYKGNKNTPLFKGISNVALTIGEELPSGVYFYVFDPKDGVTDPMQGNFYLSR, from the coding sequence TTGAAAAGAATATTATTTTTTGTACTAATAACTTCTTCCCTAACAAAAATTCAAGCCCAGTGTAATCCCCCTCAAACCATTACTATTTGCGATATGACCATAATTGATGGTGATAGTAATGGAACCCCAGATGGTATTATTAATTTGTACGATGAGTACAACGCAGTATCAGGAGGTCCCCCTATTTCTCTGGCAATAACGGGTACTTGGTTTGATCCAAATTTTAGTTTTGCGCTTGATGAAACAACAGGAGATCTGTATTTATGGGATTTATCAAATGCTTCAAGAACGACCACCGATTATCAATTTATAATTAATAATGCCAGTTGTGGTAGTGGTCCCGCAGTAACTCTTAACTTGATTTTAGGACCATTTTCTGGTGATGCACTGCCAATAATTAATGCAGATGATGTAAATATAGAAATTTGTGATGCGGGCTCTACACCAATAAATGGATGTATTTTGATGCCAGACATAGATCTTTTTCAGGCTTTAGAGTCTGTTCCAAGTCCACACCTTAACGGTACGTGGGTATATAACGGGAGTAGCCCTAATTTTGTGAGCTTAGTGGGCTCTAACTTAACGGTGACTATTCCATACCAACAAGGGCCTCCTCTGGTGGATGAAGAAACGTTTGAGTTTACTTATACGGTAATAGGCATGCCGCCATGTAATATGCCTCTTGCACAGACAACTGTAAATGTTTCAATTGTCAGGCAAGTATTTTCTGGATTTGCTCAAAATAAACGTATTTGTGAAACGGACATATTAAACGGGAATTATGATGCGGATATTGATTTAACCGACGATCAATTCTTATTATTAGAAGATATTGAAGGTGTCTGGAGCACTGATCTATTTGGAGAAATAACTTCGCCGGTAGATTCAGAAATAAACATAAGAAACATTTATCAACAAATAGTAGCTGGTAATCCAAAGTTTGGATGTAGAGAAGTGGATTTTACTTATTCGGTAGACCAACGTTCCGGAGTTTGTGGAGATGCGTCTTCTACAATTAGCTTTAAAATATATGAATATATAAGGCCATTTAACCAACAAACCACTACACCGTTTGAGTTTTGTGAAGATGCTGTCTCCATGCCAGCTTCAGTAAATTTATATGATCAATTAGAGTTTACAACAGAGAATGGTGTTTTATTTGATTATAATAGGAGCTCTTGTACAGATTGGAATTTTATTTCAGGTCCGTCAGATTTAGGTTTAGTATCCAATACTTCCGGTGACCCTTGTACGCCTTCGCTAGGATATTCTTCATTAGGAACCGTTAATTTATTAAATGCAGATCCAGGGATTTATGTTTTTGAATATGTGGTTCATCCAGAATATAACTGCTATCCTGATTTATTTGAGGTATTAAATTATAATCCGAATATCTGTGCTCCCAGTATTGACCTAAGCGGATTTTGTAATGAAGAACGTGCTCAGGTAACCCTTACGATTCATCCTAAGAATTATGCAGGAGAAGATACTTCAGGGTTACAGTTTTGTGAAACTGATCCGACCATAGCCAACCCGTTGGATTTGTTTACTTTATTAACGACAAATGGTATTGATGACCCTATTTATCAAGGATCTTTTGGGACTTGGGTGGATCTTTCAACAGGAAGCATTGTTGCAAACCCGGTTACGTTACCAAATGTAAATGGTCAGCAAACATTTAATTACTTGTACAGTACAACCACTTTAAATAATTGTGTAGATAGAGCCAGTTTGTCTTTTACGGTGTACGAAGAATATCAGTCCGGTATTAGTAATACCATAGATGTTTGTAATACAAATGCCGCTTTTAATTTATTTGATAGACTAGGAGGAAGCCCAAATACAACTGGAACCTGGTCTGGGCCAAATGGATTTACGACAACAGATCATAATGCCATGTTCGATCCTATGTCGTCTGATGCTGGAGATTATACATATACGGTTCCAGATAATGTTGATGGTACAGGTGTTCTTATGTGTTCTGGTAATTCAGCAACCATGACAGTTGTACTCCATCAAAGCCCTAGTGCTGGAAGTGATGGCTTATATTCGGTATGTCGTTCAGATTCACAAATAGATTTAGTCAATTATTTAAGTGCTACGGCAGATTCGGGAGGTACATTCGTCGATCTGGACACTACAAATGCCCTTTCAGGAAGTTTGTTGGATGTTTCTCGATTAACAGCAGAGACGTACAGATTTCAGTATGAAATTCAAGGGCATGCGTCCTGTAGTTTGAGTACAGCCATCATTTCAATCATGGTCGTAGAGGTTGCTGTTCCTACAGCCATTAATCAAACGTTTTGTGCGAATCAAGGTGCTACAGTTTCAGATCTTCAGGCAAGTAATGGTATAGATTTTAATTGGTATGATACGGCAACTTCAACAAACCCACTTCCATTAGGAACTGTTTTAATAGATGGAGAAGATTATTATGTTTCTGCTTTAGATAGTGATAATTGTGAATCGGAACGCGTACAGATAACAGTTGCTATTTTACCATTAAACCACGCGGATTGTGAACCTTGTTTTAAAGATGGTATTTCTGTTAATGGAGATGGTGAAAATGATGACTTTGATTTATGTGGCTTACCTACCGTATTTCCAAATTTCGAATTAAACATTTACAATAGATTTGGATCTATTGTTTATAAAGGAAATAAGAATACACCACTTTTTAAGGGTATTTCTAATGTAGCATTAACCATTGGAGAAGAATTACCATCTGGAGTCTATTTTTATGTATTCGATCCCAAAGACGGAGTCACTGACCCTATGCAAGGAAATTTTTATTTAAGCAGATAA
- a CDS encoding Gfo/Idh/MocA family protein encodes MEESQKIRIALIGLGDIAQKAYLPIAANHSKVEPILCTRNKKVLEQLAIKYHIDSVFTDIDELIKTRPDAAMVHSSTESHYLYTSKLLNAGIPIFVDKPLSYSLHESEKLLNLATQKQLLLYLGFNRRFAPLIQSLKQEESPVQVFWQKNRVNLPGDPRAFVFDDFIHVVDSLLFLAKGPIENINIFSKLQNNKLESLQVQWQQNGTLLNGTMNRISGVTEERVEYYSNGNKWEINELVSGFHYKNNIQHIIKFDNWKSTLYKRGFIDLFEDWLLALSKNQFDANRIQDIWNTHSLCESIVGEIL; translated from the coding sequence ATGGAAGAATCTCAAAAGATAAGAATTGCACTTATTGGTCTTGGAGACATTGCTCAAAAAGCTTATTTGCCAATAGCAGCAAATCATTCTAAAGTTGAACCTATTCTTTGTACAAGAAATAAAAAAGTATTAGAACAACTCGCTATAAAATATCATATAGATAGTGTTTTTACAGATATAGATGAGTTGATTAAAACGAGGCCTGATGCAGCGATGGTCCATAGTTCAACAGAAAGTCATTATTTGTATACTTCTAAATTATTAAATGCTGGAATTCCTATATTTGTAGATAAACCACTTTCTTATTCTTTACATGAGTCAGAGAAATTGTTAAACTTGGCAACACAGAAACAATTGTTGCTCTATCTTGGATTTAACCGTCGCTTTGCTCCTTTAATCCAGTCGTTAAAGCAAGAAGAAAGTCCAGTTCAAGTTTTTTGGCAAAAGAACAGGGTAAATTTACCTGGAGATCCAAGAGCATTTGTTTTTGACGATTTTATTCATGTTGTAGATAGCCTTCTTTTTTTAGCCAAAGGACCAATTGAGAATATTAATATTTTCTCGAAGCTTCAAAATAATAAATTAGAAAGCTTACAAGTTCAATGGCAGCAAAATGGCACATTGCTTAATGGCACTATGAACCGTATCAGTGGGGTGACAGAAGAACGGGTAGAATACTATTCCAATGGAAATAAATGGGAAATAAATGAATTGGTTTCTGGTTTTCATTATAAAAATAACATACAACATATAATCAAGTTCGATAATTGGAAAAGTACTTTATACAAAAGAGGTTTTATAGATTTGTTTGAAGATTGGTTACTGGCCTTAAGTAAAAATCAATTTGATGCAAATCGTATCCAAGACATTTGGAACACTCATAGTTTATGTGAATCAATAGTAGGTGAAATTTTATAA
- a CDS encoding nucleoside permease — protein sequence MKIKIQLAVMMLFQYTIWGAWYVTLSSYLGTTLQFEGTQIGLIYGSFALAAIISPAIVGVLSDKLFSAQKVLGVLHVIGAVLLIAISYQHTYQWFYIFVFIYALCYMPTIALTNTIAMRHLKRPDKDFANIRVFGTIGWIVMGWVVAYYKLELSASPILIASLLSFILGAFAFLLPKTLPESIRGTKGIKQWLGLDALSLFKNRSFMVLIIASLLVSIPLSFYYSFTNLFLNDIGVENAAGKMTLGQLSEIGFMLLLPVFFRYFGIKRVMIIAMFAWGIRYLFFAYGSIDFMALLYLGIIIHGICYDFFFVAGQVYVDQNSPNELKNSAQGLLTQATYGVGMFLGTWLSGRVVDYYTINEVYNWQKIWIIPSCIAFGVMLLFALVFKNKKEIIENEINE from the coding sequence ATGAAAATAAAAATACAATTGGCAGTAATGATGCTGTTCCAATATACTATTTGGGGAGCATGGTATGTTACCCTAAGCTCTTATTTAGGAACAACATTACAATTTGAAGGAACACAAATAGGTTTGATATATGGTTCATTTGCATTGGCTGCTATTATTTCACCTGCTATTGTGGGAGTATTATCTGATAAATTGTTTTCAGCTCAAAAAGTTTTAGGTGTTTTACATGTTATAGGAGCTGTTTTATTGATAGCAATCAGTTACCAGCACACCTATCAATGGTTTTATATCTTTGTTTTTATTTACGCATTGTGTTATATGCCCACTATTGCATTGACCAATACTATTGCCATGAGACATTTGAAACGCCCTGATAAGGATTTTGCAAATATCAGAGTATTTGGTACCATTGGATGGATTGTTATGGGTTGGGTTGTTGCATACTATAAATTAGAGCTAAGTGCATCACCAATATTGATAGCCAGTTTATTATCATTTATTCTGGGTGCATTTGCATTTTTATTACCTAAAACATTACCAGAATCTATAAGAGGAACAAAAGGAATTAAACAATGGTTGGGATTAGATGCATTATCATTATTTAAAAATCGCTCGTTTATGGTTTTAATAATAGCTTCACTTCTTGTGTCGATACCACTATCGTTTTATTACAGTTTTACCAACTTGTTTTTAAATGATATAGGTGTAGAAAATGCTGCAGGAAAAATGACATTAGGGCAGTTGTCAGAAATTGGATTTATGCTCCTCTTACCTGTTTTTTTTAGGTACTTTGGAATTAAAAGAGTTATGATTATTGCTATGTTTGCATGGGGGATACGATATTTGTTTTTTGCCTATGGATCGATTGATTTTATGGCGCTTCTCTATTTAGGAATCATTATACATGGTATTTGTTACGATTTCTTTTTTGTGGCGGGTCAGGTGTATGTAGATCAAAACTCACCTAATGAATTAAAAAACTCTGCACAAGGGTTATTGACGCAGGCTACCTATGGGGTTGGTATGTTTCTGGGTACATGGTTATCTGGACGTGTAGTAGATTATTATACTATAAATGAGGTCTATAATTGGCAAAAAATATGGATTATACCTAGTTGCATTGCTTTTGGAGTGATGCTGTTATTTGCCTTAGTTTTTAAAAATAAAAAAGAAATTATTGAAAATGAAATCAATGAATAA
- a CDS encoding Gfo/Idh/MocA family oxidoreductase — protein MNKLKVLIAGCGNMGTSHARAYHQLNEFEIVGLVSRSSGSRERLSKELGGLPMFSDFDHALAEVKPDVVSINTYPDTHAAYVKASLKAGAHVFVEKPLATTVKEAEELGKLAKEQNKKLVIGYILRVHPAWTKFVEVAQTLGKPLVMRMNLNQQSSGDQWYTHKQLMNSMSPIVDCGVHYVDIMCLMTESKPISVSAIGARLSDEIPTNMYNYGQLQVRFEDGSVGWYEAGWGPMMSETAFFVKDVIGPKGAVSITDNVKEESQDIEGHTKTNNLKLHHSLLDASGNFSKKDEYLSTKDEPDHDGLCLLEQEFLLKAIKEDLDLTAHVNDAINSLKIVLSADEAFKTGKTINL, from the coding sequence ATGAATAAATTAAAAGTACTTATTGCAGGTTGTGGTAATATGGGCACATCACATGCCAGAGCTTATCATCAATTAAATGAATTTGAAATAGTTGGTCTGGTAAGTCGTAGTTCAGGTAGTAGAGAACGGTTATCAAAAGAACTTGGAGGTCTGCCCATGTTTAGTGATTTTGACCATGCGTTAGCAGAAGTAAAACCTGATGTGGTTTCTATCAATACCTATCCAGATACGCATGCTGCTTATGTGAAAGCAAGTTTAAAAGCGGGAGCGCATGTATTTGTAGAAAAGCCACTTGCTACTACTGTAAAGGAAGCAGAAGAATTAGGAAAATTGGCTAAAGAGCAAAATAAAAAACTGGTGATAGGCTATATTTTACGTGTACACCCAGCTTGGACAAAATTTGTAGAAGTGGCTCAAACACTTGGTAAGCCTTTGGTAATGCGGATGAATTTGAACCAACAAAGCTCTGGTGACCAATGGTATACGCATAAGCAATTAATGAATTCGATGTCTCCAATAGTAGATTGTGGCGTTCATTATGTAGATATTATGTGTTTAATGACAGAATCAAAACCTATAAGTGTAAGTGCTATTGGAGCTCGGTTATCTGATGAGATTCCAACAAACATGTATAACTATGGTCAATTACAAGTGCGTTTTGAAGATGGTTCTGTAGGTTGGTACGAAGCAGGTTGGGGGCCTATGATGAGTGAAACCGCTTTTTTTGTAAAAGATGTAATAGGACCTAAGGGAGCTGTTTCTATTACAGATAATGTAAAAGAGGAATCGCAGGATATAGAAGGACATACCAAAACAAATAATCTAAAATTACACCATAGCTTGTTAGATGCTTCTGGTAACTTCTCTAAAAAAGACGAGTATTTAAGCACAAAAGATGAGCCAGATCACGATGGTCTTTGCTTGTTAGAACAAGAGTTTTTGTTAAAAGCCATTAAAGAAGATTTAGATCTTACCGCTCATGTAAATGATGCTATAAATAGCTTAAAAATTGTTTTGTCAGCAGATGAAGCATTTAAAACTGGTAAGACAATTAACCTTTAG
- a CDS encoding PorP/SprF family type IX secretion system membrane protein, which translates to MKIKIFIVFIICGLSAYAQQEPQYTQYMYNMGLVNPGYMINEPSIVQVGSLYRTQWVGIEGAPKTANVFANIPLSEKIELGVNYLNDNIGGKINLSENVFNINAAYKINIKDNLNLSFGIKMGFDHLNFSSLGSNVSGDPLFQNSNKTVINIGAGAFLFHNNYYIGLSSPNLIPSDLNINSGVLYKDKPHVFLIGGYVFDINSAFKLKPSTVVKYVTGAPLSFDVSTNVLYQDMFELGVSYRYQDAISGLAGINITPHLKVGYAYDFNTSQLKTFNNGSHEFILLYRFDVLGLSKKYSSPRFY; encoded by the coding sequence ATGAAAATTAAAATATTTATAGTATTCATAATATGTGGGTTATCTGCATATGCCCAACAAGAACCCCAGTATACACAATACATGTATAATATGGGTCTGGTAAACCCTGGTTATATGATTAACGAGCCTAGTATTGTACAAGTAGGGAGTTTGTACCGTACACAATGGGTAGGTATAGAAGGTGCACCAAAAACGGCTAATGTATTTGCGAATATTCCTTTAAGCGAAAAAATAGAGTTAGGTGTAAACTATTTAAATGATAATATAGGAGGGAAGATAAACCTGAGCGAAAATGTATTTAATATTAACGCAGCCTATAAAATTAATATTAAGGATAATTTAAATCTGTCCTTTGGTATTAAAATGGGATTCGACCATTTAAATTTTAGCAGTTTGGGCAGTAATGTTAGTGGAGATCCGTTGTTTCAAAATTCAAATAAAACCGTAATAAATATTGGTGCCGGCGCCTTTTTATTTCACAATAATTATTATATAGGATTATCATCACCCAATCTTATTCCGAGCGATTTAAATATTAATAGTGGCGTATTGTACAAAGACAAACCACATGTGTTTTTAATTGGAGGCTATGTGTTTGATATTAATAGTGCATTTAAATTAAAACCGTCTACAGTGGTTAAGTATGTTACAGGAGCACCATTATCGTTTGATGTTTCTACAAATGTACTTTATCAGGATATGTTCGAATTAGGGGTGTCATACCGATATCAAGATGCCATTTCTGGATTAGCTGGTATTAATATTACTCCACATTTAAAAGTGGGGTATGCTTACGATTTTAATACCAGTCAATTAAAAACTTTTAACAATGGAAGTCATGAATTTATATTGCTCTATAGATTTGATGTGTTAGGTTTAAGTAAAAAATATTCATCTCCAAGATTTTATTAA
- a CDS encoding SDR family NAD(P)-dependent oxidoreductase, whose protein sequence is MKLLNQVFIITGATSGMGKAIAILYAKEGAKLILSGRNIERGNALVNELKPVTNDIIFHAGDVSKPEVNQELVSKAITTYGKLTGIVTNAGVLGLGNITNISIEDWHTTLNTNFNSFFYLCKYAISHIKKEKGIIIANASIAAFKCFPNHAIYCASKAALVTLVKQMALDYGPEIRINAICPGPVDTPLIWDSANAFEDPKKAVDDARKATLLKRLGTPEDIAKTALFLASDDASWITGTALTIDGGIMATS, encoded by the coding sequence ATGAAACTATTAAATCAGGTATTTATCATTACAGGTGCCACAAGTGGTATGGGGAAAGCTATTGCTATTTTATACGCAAAAGAAGGAGCTAAATTAATACTGAGTGGAAGAAATATTGAAAGAGGGAATGCGCTTGTAAATGAATTGAAACCTGTAACTAATGATATCATTTTTCATGCTGGGGATGTGAGTAAGCCCGAAGTAAATCAGGAACTGGTTTCCAAAGCTATTACCACTTATGGAAAACTTACAGGTATTGTAACCAATGCAGGAGTATTAGGATTAGGAAATATAACCAACATAAGCATTGAAGATTGGCACACCACTTTAAATACAAATTTTAATTCGTTCTTTTATTTATGCAAATATGCTATTTCACATATTAAAAAAGAAAAAGGAATCATCATCGCCAATGCCTCGATAGCTGCATTTAAGTGTTTCCCAAATCATGCTATCTATTGTGCGTCAAAAGCTGCATTAGTCACTCTGGTAAAACAAATGGCTTTAGATTATGGTCCAGAAATACGAATCAATGCTATTTGCCCAGGACCTGTAGATACGCCACTTATTTGGGATTCAGCAAATGCGTTTGAAGACCCTAAAAAAGCAGTTGATGATGCAAGAAAAGCGACTTTATTAAAACGTTTGGGTACACCAGAAGATATTGCTAAAACGGCATTATTCTTAGCCTCAGATGATGCTTCATGGATTACGGGTACTGCATTGACCATAGATGGAGGCATTATGGCAACTAGTTAA
- a CDS encoding HAD family hydrolase has protein sequence MSKYKCVIFDCDGVLIDSEMIATKTMVDMANDLGVSIEIKDALSQFKGKSFSTCMEIVSTLLGKPLPETFEADYRAKSFEAFKENIKPIAGIKTVLQHLELPFCTASSGPEDKIRLNLGLSGLLPFFENNIFSCYTIKKWKPDPAIFLWAAETMGFKPSECVVVEDSLTGVRAAKSGGFDVFGFTAHDYDNELEKEATKTFGSMSEFLEMI, from the coding sequence ATGAGTAAATACAAGTGCGTTATTTTTGATTGCGATGGTGTATTGATTGATAGTGAAATGATAGCCACTAAAACGATGGTAGATATGGCTAATGATTTGGGCGTAAGTATTGAAATAAAAGATGCTTTGAGTCAATTTAAAGGGAAGTCCTTTAGTACCTGTATGGAAATCGTTTCAACTTTATTGGGAAAACCATTGCCTGAAACATTTGAAGCAGATTATAGAGCGAAAAGCTTTGAGGCCTTTAAAGAAAATATTAAGCCTATTGCCGGTATTAAAACCGTATTACAACATTTAGAATTGCCTTTTTGCACAGCGTCCAGTGGTCCAGAAGATAAAATCCGACTTAATTTGGGACTCAGTGGTTTATTGCCATTTTTTGAAAATAATATTTTTAGCTGTTATACCATTAAAAAATGGAAGCCAGACCCCGCTATTTTTTTATGGGCAGCGGAAACTATGGGATTTAAACCTAGTGAATGTGTTGTGGTTGAAGATAGTTTAACTGGAGTAAGAGCTGCAAAAAGTGGTGGTTTTGATGTTTTTGGGTTTACTGCTCATGATTATGATAATGAGTTAGAGAAAGAGGCTACTAAGACGTTTGGTAGTATGTCGGAGTTTTTAGAGATGATATAA